One Mycolicibacterium crocinum DNA window includes the following coding sequences:
- a CDS encoding carboxymuconolactone decarboxylase family protein, producing MSNLREDGLRVFRQMLPGTLPDSDDDVEFGGFAPELMEIGVESVFGRLWTREGLSRRDRSLVTLGILIALRAGEEMNAHFRIARQNGLTEDELAEVIYHASGYAGFPAAATARNIAAEALGEK from the coding sequence ATGTCTAACTTGCGCGAGGATGGTCTACGTGTGTTCCGGCAGATGCTGCCTGGAACGCTGCCCGACTCCGACGACGACGTCGAGTTCGGCGGCTTCGCTCCGGAGCTGATGGAGATCGGCGTGGAGAGTGTGTTCGGCCGGCTGTGGACCCGCGAAGGGCTCAGCCGCCGCGATCGCAGCCTGGTGACGCTGGGCATCCTGATCGCGTTGCGAGCAGGAGAGGAGATGAATGCGCACTTCCGCATCGCCCGACAGAACGGCCTGACCGAAGACGAGCTGGCCGAAGTGATCTACCACGCCAGCGGTTACGCCGGCTTCCCCGCGGCGGCCACGGCCCGCAATATCGCCGCCGAAGCCCTCGGCGAGAAGTAG